The Oncorhynchus keta strain PuntledgeMale-10-30-2019 chromosome 17, Oket_V2, whole genome shotgun sequence genome has a window encoding:
- the LOC118395796 gene encoding ras association domain-containing protein 8-like isoform X1: protein MELKVWVDGVQRVVCGVTEATTCQEVVIALAQAIGRTGRYTLVEQWRDTERHLAPHESPVASINTWGQYAGDVQLILHRTGPSLTERPPSEGPPLRGPERGLHRQSLPPLAKLRHPSERSLCRREPRRKSLTFSGRPRGLRDTLSGGRAWEEREAEAKRRLLLQGNGGNQNHHHHVAAEAVAPGGAVSPGMWTCRMDDLVRLVGLQRETLGVLENRLKAYEAELQTWGGGRGEGGGEEVRGAAGLVEEIVRLERRLRKNEVEMEEEEFWASELQIELESERQLEDKLEELTGRLQGAKVDLGDRMVLVQGVEAGLEEERLRWERQETQRVSEVEARAQLLRARTELKTQDRQAVQLESSCRAVDRSLSQSSKRMQEMQHELEQLTKELRQVNLQQFIQQTGTKVTVLPAEPSEDEEETTHTGQGTDLVPLSGSLKRPVSSMPGHLRVLQSPLTSGLNPEGIYV from the exons ATGGAGCTTAAGGTTTGGGTGGACGGGGTCCAGAGGGTCGTATGCGGGGTCACCGAGGCAACCACCTGCCAGGAAGTGGTCATCGCTCTGGCCCAGGCCATAG GCCGCACTGGGCGCTATACCCTGGTGGAGCAATGGCGAGACACAGAGCGCCACCTGGCCCCCCACGAGAgcccagtggcctccatcaacACCTGGGGTCAGTATGCCGGTGACGTCCAGCTGATCCTGCACCGCACAGGCCCCTCCCTGACTGAACGCCCCCCTTCCGAGGGGCCCCCGCTTCGAGGCCCGGAACGCGGTCTCCACCGGCAGAGCCTCCCCCCACTTGCCAAGCTCCGCCACCCCAGTGAGCGCTCCCTCTGCCGCCGTGAGCCGCGCCGCAAGTCCCTCACCTTCTCTGGCAGGCCCCGGGGCCTCCGGGACACCCTGAGTGGAGGCCGGGcttgggaggagagggaggccgAGGCCAAACGACGTCTCCTACTCCAGGGGAACGGTGGGAACcagaaccaccaccaccatgtagCAGCCGAAGCGGTAGCCCCAGGGGGGGCAGTGTCCCCCGGCATGTGGACCTGCCGCATGGATGACTTGGTCAGACTGGTGGGGCTCCAGAGAGAGACTCTGGGTGTGCTGGAGAACAGGCTGAAGGCCTATGAGGCTGAGCTGCAGACCTGGGGTGGGGgacggggagaaggagggggagaggaggtaagGGGAGCGGCAGGGCTAGTGGAGGAGATAGTGAGGCTGGAGAGACGACTGAGGAAGAacgaggtggagatggaggaggaggagttctGGGCCAGCGAGCTGCAGATTGAGCTGGAGAGCGAGAGGCAGCTAGAGGACAAGCTTGAGGAGCTAACGGGACGTCTGCAGGGCGCTAAAGTCGACCTGGGGGACAGGATGGTTCTGGTACAG GGTGTGGAAGCGGGTCTCGAGGAGGAGCGTCTGCGGTGGGAAAGACAGGAGACTCAGAGGGTGAGCGAGGTGGAAGCCAGGGCGCAGTTGCTTAGGGCCCGCACGGAGCTCAAGACCCAGGACAGACAAGCCGTCCAGCTAGAGAGCAGCTGCAGAGCCGTGGACAGGTCCCTGAGCCAGAGTAGCAAGAGAATGCAG GAGATGCAGCATGAGCTGGAGCAGCTGACCAAGGAGCTGAGACAGGTCAACCTGCAGCAGTTCATCCAGCAGACTGGCACCAAGGTCACCGTGCTGCCAGCCGAGCCcagtgaggatgaggaggagactaCCCACACCGGACAGGGCACAG ACTTGGTTCCTCTGTCCGGTTCCCTGAAGCGTCCAGTCTCCTCGATGCCCGGTCACCTTCGGGTCCTGCAAAGCCCGCTGACATCTGGCTTGAACCCAGAAGGGATCTACGTGTAA
- the LOC118395796 gene encoding ras association domain-containing protein 8-like isoform X2: protein MELKVWVDGVQRVVCGVTEATTCQEVVIALAQAIGRTGRYTLVEQWRDTERHLAPHESPVASINTWGQYAGDVQLILHRTGPSLTERPPSEGPPLRGPERGLHRQSLPPLAKLRHPSERSLCRREPRRKSLTFSGRPRGLRDTLSGGRAWEEREAEAKRRLLLQGNGGNQNHHHHVAAEAVAPGGAVSPGMWTCRMDDLVRLVGLQRETLGVLENRLKAYEAELQTWGGGRGEGGGEEVRGAAGLVEEIVRLERRLRKNEVEMEEEEFWASELQIELESERQLEDKLEELTGRLQGAKVDLGDRMVLVQGVEAGLEEERLRWERQETQRVSEVEARAQLLRARTELKTQDRQAVQLESSCRAVDRSLSQSSKRMQEMQHELEQLTKELRQVNLQQFIQQTGTKVTVLPAEPSEDEEETTHTGQGTGHLLQMS, encoded by the exons ATGGAGCTTAAGGTTTGGGTGGACGGGGTCCAGAGGGTCGTATGCGGGGTCACCGAGGCAACCACCTGCCAGGAAGTGGTCATCGCTCTGGCCCAGGCCATAG GCCGCACTGGGCGCTATACCCTGGTGGAGCAATGGCGAGACACAGAGCGCCACCTGGCCCCCCACGAGAgcccagtggcctccatcaacACCTGGGGTCAGTATGCCGGTGACGTCCAGCTGATCCTGCACCGCACAGGCCCCTCCCTGACTGAACGCCCCCCTTCCGAGGGGCCCCCGCTTCGAGGCCCGGAACGCGGTCTCCACCGGCAGAGCCTCCCCCCACTTGCCAAGCTCCGCCACCCCAGTGAGCGCTCCCTCTGCCGCCGTGAGCCGCGCCGCAAGTCCCTCACCTTCTCTGGCAGGCCCCGGGGCCTCCGGGACACCCTGAGTGGAGGCCGGGcttgggaggagagggaggccgAGGCCAAACGACGTCTCCTACTCCAGGGGAACGGTGGGAACcagaaccaccaccaccatgtagCAGCCGAAGCGGTAGCCCCAGGGGGGGCAGTGTCCCCCGGCATGTGGACCTGCCGCATGGATGACTTGGTCAGACTGGTGGGGCTCCAGAGAGAGACTCTGGGTGTGCTGGAGAACAGGCTGAAGGCCTATGAGGCTGAGCTGCAGACCTGGGGTGGGGgacggggagaaggagggggagaggaggtaagGGGAGCGGCAGGGCTAGTGGAGGAGATAGTGAGGCTGGAGAGACGACTGAGGAAGAacgaggtggagatggaggaggaggagttctGGGCCAGCGAGCTGCAGATTGAGCTGGAGAGCGAGAGGCAGCTAGAGGACAAGCTTGAGGAGCTAACGGGACGTCTGCAGGGCGCTAAAGTCGACCTGGGGGACAGGATGGTTCTGGTACAG GGTGTGGAAGCGGGTCTCGAGGAGGAGCGTCTGCGGTGGGAAAGACAGGAGACTCAGAGGGTGAGCGAGGTGGAAGCCAGGGCGCAGTTGCTTAGGGCCCGCACGGAGCTCAAGACCCAGGACAGACAAGCCGTCCAGCTAGAGAGCAGCTGCAGAGCCGTGGACAGGTCCCTGAGCCAGAGTAGCAAGAGAATGCAG GAGATGCAGCATGAGCTGGAGCAGCTGACCAAGGAGCTGAGACAGGTCAACCTGCAGCAGTTCATCCAGCAGACTGGCACCAAGGTCACCGTGCTGCCAGCCGAGCCcagtgaggatgaggaggagactaCCCACACCGGACAGGGCACAGGTCATTTACTTCAAATGAGCTAG